GTACttacacacagaatggcattgaTTTTGTACAGTTACTTCCCTCTTTTAATCACACTTACATCAAAGCCTTGGTCGTGGGTCCAGTTTGCGGGGGTGGAATATCTGAAAAAGACATAAATAACGGTTTAAGGGCAAAATACTGTGTAACAGTGTTCTGTACTGCTGAGATAAGGCACAGTGTAGTTCCCTCTTTACTTTGACATATGTGTAATATTCATATTTAATAAGACGTACGACTACGAATGTATCGTATACGTGTTTAAAAACATACCATCGACTGGAAGCATTGTACAATTAACTGAATGATCTCAAATGTTTCCTTATTGTATCTGGATTCTTAACATGACAAAGTCAATGATAGCCTCATGACACTGATTGTGTCGTATGTTTCAGATTCAGTTACTCCTCACTTAACGACCAAGTTCTGTTACTAAGTCATTAAGCGAGTTGGTTGGTAAAGGAGGAGCCGCCCCGTACCGATATGTCAGGCATACTGTGCTGCTCGTGGGTTTGTATCAACCATCTTTAgatattgttttaatgtcacTTTTGCACCATTTGTAACATTTTAGAATATTTAGAATAGtagtgtactgtatactgtaatAAATATAGAATTACTCAGGTTTCCATGCTGTAAATACAggtaattgtttttatttattctgaatattgaAAAGGTCTAAAGAATACTCCAACTGTGAACTTTGTTTTAATCTGCATAATTGGTTGACGATCAAAGTTCTCGTACACCATACAATATACCGACTGGTCGGGGAGTTGGCTGTAATTTCGGGCGGTCGTTAAACAGGTAGTTCGTTAAgcgaggagtgtctgtatttaATTTTCAGCACTATTTCAATATTTCTGTAGATCTTGAATTTTGATGATACAGCAAGGTGTCTTTAATCATTCTTGCCGTAAGACTCATTGGTGCGTAACTTAATTACTCTGTCAGATTTGCGTATTTATTCTGCTCACTTCGTTGTGGAGGGACAGCTGACATCAGATGGGACTGATGTCTTCTTGAAGAaccagctggaagaggatcctgTAATTTGTGTCCTGGGTCCAAGCTGTTTGGCCGCTGTACACCAGTGAAGAAGACACTCCGATGTAAACCATGCTTACTGCAAACGGAACTTAAGTATAGCAAATGATATGAGCAAATAAAACATGCCGCTGTTATTTAAAATCAAGCACATCTGTGAGAAGCGGCAAACGCACCGCCTGCCCTTTCCTTCATGTGTAGGATCTGCATGTCCGTAGCAGTGCGAAACCTTTCCGCTTCTGCCTCGTCTGCGAAAGTTCAAACCTGCTTGGCAATCCTGCAGGCACACAAACAGCAGCGCATAGGGGACGGTTACGTCCGCGTTAGGCAAACTACTGAAGTGTTACAAGTACAGCGTTCAAATCCTCTCTGtggattttccatccatccatcgcatAAGGTATTGGAAACACTGGGCGAGATGCCAATCCGTTACAGGACCATGCACTGAGTTATGCACTGAGTTATGCCCTTTGGAGATGCTAATTAGCCTACCTGCATAAAtttggactgtaggaggaaGCAGCACATCCAGGCATAACCCacgcgacatggggagaacatgcaaactctacagggaAGACGCATCAGTAGTACCTACTGAGCCATAATTGTAATCTGGGACTTATAAAATCGTATTCATTACAGCTTTATTTAGTCATCATTTCTCCCCATCTCAGTCACACAAGCATTGCAACCCACTTAAAAACCACTTTAAAAagcaataaatatataaatatttataattccAAATTCTGTGCAAAAAGAGTGgttgattgggggagggggtggggtttgTTCTCACATCTGCAAGGAAGCTGTGGAAGAATGGGCGGGGGGCAGAGTACTTGAATGTGGTGTAGAGCTCCTGTTCCCACAGCAGTTTTCCTAtctgggggagagagagagagagagagagagagagagagagagagagagagagagagagagagagagagagagagagagagagagagagagaggagagagagagagaggagagagagagagagagagagagagaggagagagagagagagagagagagagagagagagaaaacagaaaaacGATCCAGTCATTTTGGGACACACAGCAGAATTATCACAGCGGATGAAAAGGACAGAAAGCAGGTGACTGCAGGAAGAGGCAGGTGATCACGGCGGCTTGCACACTCCAGCTGCTGAGTCACTCTGACCTTGACGCTGTACAGGCGGAGGAAGCAGGATCTCAGTGTCTGATCCCTGACCAGGCACACCACCCCTCCATCCTTATAACGCCAGGCAGACTCCCCCAACGCTGGGTTCTGAGCGGGCTTCATACACCTGGGCCACAGCACATGCCACTGCCTGCGATGGGGATAGCCGAGGTTACGGGGGAGGACAACAGCATGAAGCACTATCAGCACAAACTCTTTACCAAGTCATAGTCCATTAACACAATTGTTAACAGTGCCCCTGATGAGTTACTCTACTCCTCATGTCAAGTGACCTGCTGGTTCAGTGGTTAGCCCTGTTTGGCTGCACCTCCAGATCTGGGGTCTTCAATCCTAcctctgttctgtgtgtgtggatgtgtgcaTGTTTTCCTATGTTGCACAGGTTTCACCCTGCAGTCCAGAGACATGCAGTCAAGCTAACTGTATGTACCTTGTGATGGATCCCATTTAGGGGGGACTTGAGTCtcgtgtcctgtgctgcctaaGATAGGATCAAAATGACTTTCACCAGGATATGCGCTGAGAAAATGATCGACTGTCTGATACTGTATGATAATATAACATCAAttgtaatttattattattagagttATTGGACATCTGCTGTGAGACCTGGTTTCAAtgttccatccatctatccctcCACTTCCAACTTCTTATCTTCAGAAAGGTCCATCCATGCAAGGCAAATTAAATCTAAGTGAGATTCTCAGATGTGACCCGTCGCCaccaaatgagtcttaagtcgcactggtagaacagcacccataagactcatttcgtggtgatgggtcacaaatgTATACTTTGATAATATCAGTATCAaatatatttattgttattaatttTGATTATGATTACCCTGACACCCAGATGGCTGGTCTGTCCAGCTTCTGCTTTTTCCTGTTCATGATAAGCTCTGCTCCTATGCTGCTGAATTACAGGGTGTCACTTATATTGTAGATATTTATCAAGTGATACATAGAGGCTGTCTTGGGAGGGGTGCGCCGGGTGACCACGGCTATTGGTGTTGATTCATGCCACCTGCTCCTTCTTCATGACTAAACGTATAAACTGATATGTTTATTCTTGCTCCAGTAAACCTAACCAGACATTGATGTCAGTCTTGAATCCTGTTAAAATTTATTTcgttttcagtgaagcacatAAAATAAGTTTCCGGATTGCTGAAATGCGGGACTGGATAAGAGGTTGGAGGATGggaggatggatagatggatggatgatgcacATACTTGAGTTTTGTTGTCCTTTTTCTTGATCAAATGGCACcctttattttgtatttctaCCTGCTAGTATAACTATTACTGTATATGACTTATTTTGGTGTATATAGTGCAGGTAAATATTGTGCTTATATGAAGGTACATCCTGACTGATCCTATTAGTATAATCATATTGTTACATTGTATCAATACATTTCAAATGCCACAATTAATCTGGCTCTTCAAGTAGGAATGCTTCTGCTTATGAAATGCACTTTATCAGTATGACTAGCTTGTTTTTGTACAAGTGGAACATATCCTGTATGATGAGCttcgtatatatataaaaaaacattcAGAAACAGTCAGCTCCAATGTTAGCGTCAGTGTCACAAGATAACAAGAACATAAAGTTCATACTCAAAAGCAAGAGCTGGTTTGTAGCAGGAAAGCGGCACAATGAACTGGTGCAGCACTTTATTTGCTTGCAAATacaaaaggcagagaaacagtgcAGTTCTTGTGCCACAGTTACAGGGGAGGGGACAAGTGGATGGGGTGACTATGGGACAAACAGCAGTGTCATAAGAGACAGGACAGTGCAGACAAAGATATACTTTGAAAGTATTTTAGAAACTAGCATGTAACCTTAAGGTAAACTAGCTTCTAGTACATTGTAACCTACTGTGACCTTACATTGCTGGGAAATGCTGGAAATGTATTGGATAGGAATTTTGCAGCTTCATTGCAATCTTATGGGATCCCCATCATCCTATGTGGTCCAtgattgtgtctgtgtgtgtgtgtggtgaatgaagtatgtatgtatgtatggagaGTTCGGTGGAATATTTCAAAAGTGAGGAAAttcacaaatggacttattgcacagatggcatcctatcacagtaccacgcttgaattcactgagcccctgagaatgacccattctttccgcaaatgtttgtagaagcaatCTGCAtgccttgattttatacacctgaggCTATGGAAGGgattgaaacacctgaattcaatgatttggtgGGGTGTCCCCAATACCTTTGGCATGTatacagcgtgtgtgtgtgtgtgtgtgtgtgtgtgttttgcttcTTTGTTTGATTTTGAATAAATTGCTGTATGGAGTAACTGTGACGCTCAGACTGTTACAGTTGAGTCATTGTTTGTCTGATTTGAATATCATAATTCCTGCTGGGCAGTACTGGTGTTTACAAAGCAGGCTGGAGATACAGGACCACACATCCCCTGTGCATATTCATAGcttaaactgtaagtctgcttctaTTGACATGACACAATGGATGACACGAAGAAGGTAAAAAATAACTACAGAAAGGAAAGAGGCTGTTTACCTTGAAAAATTCTATCTGCGGAGACTTTCTAACTGGAGGTACAGAAATACCTCTAGCTCCTCCAGAAGTCGTACCTTTCCTGTACTTTTAACCACTCATTAGCGAGTGTTACttatttgataaaaaaaatatctatagCTGTAAGCTCTTTATGTATAGCCCTGAAAATACATACAAAGCAGTAGTGGCTGCATTGGACAGTGCTAGACACGACATGTCCTGGATATCTTCACTCTTGGAAAGTCACAGTCTTGAAATCAATGGTTTTACCCTTCTCTGCTACGTGTCTCTATTTTGGACAGGATATTTCATACATATTCAGCTATACTGCAGTGTTATTTTTCTCACGTGTTTATTTAATTGTGTTATATAAACAGCAACTTGAAATTACAATTGaatgaacattttttttgtgtataaTATATACAAAGAGTGTATTTCATCATTAAAATTACACAGTTACCCCTGAAATTCTTTATTCCGTTCTTATACNNNNNNNNNNNNNNNNNNNNNNNNNNNNNNNNNNNNNNNNNNNNNNNNNNNNNNNNNNNNNNNNNNNNNNNNNNNNNNNNNNNNNNNNNNNNNNNNNNNNNNNNNNNNNNNNNNNNNNNNNNNNNNNNNNNNNNNNNNNNNNNNNNNNNNNNNNNNNNNNNNNNNNNNNNNNNNNNNNNNNNNNNNNNNNNNNNNNNNNNNNNNNNNNNNNNNNNNNNNNNNNNNNNNNNNNNNNNNNNNNNNNNNNNNNNNNNNNNNNNNNNNNNNNNNNNNNNNNNNNNNNNNNNNNNNNNNNNNNNNNNNNNNNNNNNNNNNNNNNNNNNNNNNNNNNNNNNNNNNNNNNNNNNNNNNNNNNNNNNNNNNNNNNNNNNNNNNNNNNNNNNNNNNNNNNNNNNNNNNNNNNNNNNNNNNNNNNNNNNNNNNNNNNNNNNNNNNNNNNNNNNNNNNNNNNNNNNNNNNNNNNNNNNNNNNNNNNNNNNNNNNNNNNNNNNNNNNNNNNNCTGGCAGCTGCAGAAAGACCTGTGGCAGGCATTAAACcacactgggggagggggtgcttaACTGGCCCTTAAGGCTGCCCAAACGGTGCCCTATCACCTCCAATGAAGACACAAGAtcctctgcattttttttttgagacagATTCAGCATGCGTCCCAGCATGCGTCCCAGCATGCGTCCCAGCACAGGATCTCCAATTTTAGTGCCTGCACCCCACAgccaggtcccccccccccccccggctaccCCCATCCCTCACCACATCACTCTGCCTCTCAACATCCCTGCCTGCCCCCAACGGCCCCTCATCCAcaacggggtgggggtgggtgcaAAAAGAATCCACAGCTGTCAGGATGCAGAGGCCCCAGCTTCCGGAGCAGCTGCAGAAACCATCCCCTGACTTTTGCgcatgtgtgcatgtttatGCGCGTGTGCCTGCGCGTTGTGCATGCGCGTGTGACTATTTATAGTGCcacgctctgtgtgtgtgtgcatgtgtgtgcgcgcaGCGGTGCAGGCAAGGTGCATGTTCCCCGCCCCTTTGCATAGAGCTTCCTGTCTCCCATACGCAGCAGCCTGCGCGTCACTTTCTCTGCAAGGTGGCAATGAAACCCACATCCCTCTGCTTTCAGCTCAATAACTGGAAGTCGGGTCGCACCACTCACACCAATAAAGCCCCGCCTGTTGTTAAGGAACTCACTGCAGTAGTAACATTACCAAAAAGCCCTAAAAGAATCTAGTGCACAATCATAAAATTTAATATTTTCTGAGGGCAAACAGCCAGTCTTCTAGGTGCATCAATTTCCATCGAGTTCTTCATTAAGTGTGTAATGCAGTCCTGAGTCACTCATGCATAATGCAGGGTAACTTCCGTTCCAAGTCAGACACTCCTGGCATACATTTGACCCCCCTccaccacacacagacacacacaatctCCGCTCCCTGTACATACCCTGCCTCCTCAACCCATCATTCACCCTTAGCAAAATTCAAACACATTCCCACCATAACCTCAACCCACCCCATCGGCCAACCACTGACAGTCTCGTTATCAGTGACTGCACAATCAGATGACTGGCTAATGCCAATGAGTCCCCCTCATCATTGGCCATGGAGCCGcatgctgggtgggggggcctcAAGGGGCTGCAAACTCCCTTTAAGCCTCCCTACCTCAACAAAACCGATGCGGTCAACCAGTGTCTGACCGGCAGGTCATAGGTCAACACAGAGGGATCGGCAACATTCTGAGATCACAGGGAAAACGCCATTAAAACCAGGGACAGAAactaaccggggggggggggcggggtgtctTAGCAGATTACCAGAACAAACCCAAGATCTAAATGGGAAGAGGGGAGGAGGCTGCGCCTTCATCCAGCAGGATCTGCTGAAGCGGCAAAATTTTTATTCCCCCAAGCAGCACTTGGGGGAATAAAAGTATGTAGATAATGACACCTTTGCAGggccagggactgactgacgcTCACCAGCTGCTGCAGCATGAGtgtgaatggctggggtgcccatcTACTGGCTAACTAAGGGCTCAtggatgcgcacacacacacacacacacacacacacacacacacacacttgtattcatatctttatggggactcctCGATCATTTCCATGGGAAAAACTCTcatccaacaatgacaaccttaactctTACATAgcctaaccgtaaccataagtaacaaaatacaagacttaaggcatttttagttttttgattgcattcagaaAATCCAGGTTTATATTGTAGGGGAccagaaaaatgtccccacaagctaaaaagtaacaggtttGAACAGGActgaatgtccccacaatgttgtAAGTAcaaacccacccacacacacacacacacagagttcaGTGGATACTGATTCACAAGTAGAAGGCAATAAGCTTGAAGTTGCCTCACTTTCAAAGGGAACGAGGACAAGGGGCTGTCAGGGTATGGATGGTAAACGgaaagcccccctcccctctgtAATTTATGACCTTGCCTGCCAATCAGAGCAAGGAGCCCAGGAGCTCAGGTATGAACACAAGActctgggggggctggggggggcattcAGGCTACACAAACTGCTGGCAGGCAGTAGCACAGGTAAGCAGCAGAACAAGGAAGAGATAGGGAGAAGCTGggaaggctggcagagtgacAGGAAGTGGTGGTGCGTAGGGGGAGGGGCACTTCCTGTCAGCAAGTGGTCCTGCTCGCCATGGGACAACAAAGGAAGAACGAGAATAAAATGACCTAAATCTACATCATAACATTCCACTCAGGGTGAATTATGCTCGGGCTTCACTTGAGGGAGGTAGAGTGGCTACTGAGGTCAGGAATCACAGCACTGCAGCTAAGTGGCGGTCAGAGGGGAGCAGACCGGCAGCACCAGTGCAGCAGACCGGCAGCACCAGTGCAGCAGACCGGCAGCACCAGTGCAGCAGACCGGCAGCACCAGTGCAGCAGACCGGCAGCACCAGTGCAGCAGACCGGCCGCACCCTCTGAATGCTTCCCAGAATCCTGGCACCAACAGAGCAATGGCCAAAAACATTCATAAGTCTGCCACTGAATAACTATCAAAACAGAGCATAAACTTTTATGGTTTAATAATCTGATCAGTCTGCCCAGAGCCACTTCCTGTAAGTGGCCCCCAGTCAAGATGACTAGTAAGAGGGTGTCGCAGCAACGGGCCAGGTGGGGgccaccccacaccataattaaCTGCATCTTTTcttcaatacaaaaaaaaaacaaacaaatttgtCAATGAAAGGTACAAAGGTAGACTTTATAAATCACCCTGGATTAAGTACTTAACCCCGCAGATACATACTTCCTGTGTACAAGCCAAAAACCCGCCAAGCCAGGTTCATTTGAAAGGCATTAGGCTGTTTTTTTCAGCCAGCGAAATACATGACACACGTATTACtcattttttaaattccttGAACGTAAACTCACATTATCAATGTGAAGGTAATGGTGACAATTAGCGTG
This genomic stretch from Brienomyrus brachyistius isolate T26 chromosome 6, BBRACH_0.4, whole genome shotgun sequence harbors:
- the si:dkey-197j19.6 gene encoding wiskott-Aldrich syndrome protein; this encodes MKPAQNPALGESAWRYKDGGVVCLVRDQTLRSCFLRLYSVKIGKLLWEQELYTTFKYSAPRPFFHSFLADDCQAGLNFRRRGRSGKVSHCYGHADPTHEGKGRRGQTAWTQDTNYRILFQLVLQEDISPI